One part of the Streptomyces nigra genome encodes these proteins:
- a CDS encoding TIGR03960 family B12-binding radical SAM protein: MSAETAAAAESVFPQLEALLPHVQKPIQYVGGELNSTVKPWESCDVRWALMYPDAYEVGLPNQGVMILYEVLNEQEGVLAERTYSVWPDLEALVREHHVPQFTVDSHRPVKAFDVFGLSFSTELGYTNMLAALDLAGIPLESKDRTIDDPIVLAGGHAAFNPEPIADFIDAAVIGDGEQAVLDMTRVIREWKAEGRPGGREEVLFRLAKTGGVYIPAFYDVEYLPDGRIARVVPNRSGVPWRVSKHTVMDLDEWPYPKQPLVPLAETVHERMSVEIFRGCTRGCRFCQAGMITRPVRERSITGIGDMVEKGLKATGFEEVGLLSLSSADHSEIGDIAKGLADRYEEDKIGLSLPSTRVDAFNVDLANELTRNGRRSGLTFAPEGGSERMRKVINKMVSEDDLIRTVATAYGNGWRQVKLYFMCGLPTETDEDVLQIADMATKVIAKGREVSRSNDIRCTVSIGGFVPKPHTPFQWAPQLSAEETDARLEKLRDKIRGDKKYGRSIGFRYHDGKPGIVEGLLSRGDRRIGAVIRAVYDDGGRFDGWREHFSYDRWMACADKALAPFGVDVDWYTTRERTYEEVLPWDHLDSGLDKDWLWEDWQDALDETEVEDCRWTPCFDCGVCPQMDTHIQIGPTGKKLLPLTVKNAASAPSGHSH; encoded by the coding sequence ATGTCTGCCGAAACCGCTGCGGCCGCCGAGTCCGTGTTCCCGCAGCTCGAAGCTCTGCTCCCGCATGTGCAGAAGCCGATTCAGTACGTCGGCGGAGAACTCAACTCCACGGTCAAGCCGTGGGAGTCCTGCGACGTCCGCTGGGCGCTCATGTACCCCGACGCCTACGAGGTCGGGCTGCCCAACCAGGGCGTCATGATCCTCTACGAGGTCCTGAACGAGCAGGAGGGCGTCCTCGCCGAGCGCACCTACAGCGTGTGGCCGGACCTGGAGGCCCTGGTGCGGGAGCACCACGTCCCGCAGTTCACGGTGGACAGCCACCGCCCGGTGAAGGCCTTCGACGTGTTCGGCCTGTCCTTCTCCACCGAGCTCGGCTACACGAACATGCTGGCCGCCCTGGACCTCGCGGGCATCCCGCTGGAGTCCAAGGACCGCACGATCGACGACCCGATCGTGCTGGCCGGCGGACACGCCGCGTTCAACCCCGAGCCGATCGCCGACTTCATCGACGCCGCCGTCATCGGCGACGGCGAGCAGGCCGTCCTGGACATGACCCGCGTCATCCGCGAGTGGAAGGCCGAGGGCCGGCCCGGCGGCCGCGAGGAGGTCCTGTTCCGCCTGGCGAAGACCGGCGGTGTCTACATCCCGGCGTTCTACGACGTCGAGTACCTCCCCGACGGCCGGATCGCCCGCGTGGTCCCCAACAGGTCGGGCGTCCCGTGGCGGGTCTCCAAGCACACCGTCATGGACCTCGATGAGTGGCCCTATCCCAAGCAGCCCCTCGTGCCGCTGGCCGAGACCGTCCACGAGCGCATGTCCGTGGAGATCTTCCGCGGCTGCACCCGAGGATGCCGCTTCTGCCAGGCCGGCATGATCACCCGCCCGGTTCGTGAACGCTCCATCACCGGCATCGGTGACATGGTCGAAAAGGGCCTGAAGGCGACAGGCTTCGAAGAGGTGGGCCTGCTGTCCCTCTCCTCGGCCGACCACTCGGAGATCGGCGACATCGCGAAGGGCCTGGCGGACCGGTACGAGGAAGACAAGATCGGCCTCTCCCTCCCCTCCACCCGCGTGGACGCCTTCAACGTCGACCTGGCGAACGAGCTGACGCGCAACGGCCGCCGCTCCGGCCTCACCTTCGCCCCCGAGGGCGGCTCCGAGCGCATGCGCAAGGTCATCAACAAGATGGTCTCCGAGGACGACCTGATCCGCACGGTCGCCACCGCGTACGGCAACGGCTGGCGCCAGGTGAAGCTGTACTTCATGTGCGGCCTGCCGACGGAGACCGACGAGGACGTCCTGCAGATCGCAGACATGGCGACCAAGGTGATCGCGAAGGGCCGAGAGGTCTCGCGCTCCAACGACATCCGCTGCACGGTCTCCATCGGCGGCTTCGTCCCCAAGCCCCACACCCCCTTCCAGTGGGCCCCGCAGCTCTCGGCGGAGGAGACGGACGCCCGCCTGGAGAAGCTCCGCGACAAGATCCGCGGCGACAAGAAGTACGGCCGCTCCATCGGCTTCCGCTACCACGACGGCAAGCCCGGCATCGTCGAGGGCCTGCTCTCCCGCGGCGACCGCCGCATCGGCGCCGTCATCCGTGCGGTCTACGACGACGGCGGCCGCTTCGACGGCTGGCGCGAGCACTTCTCCTACGACCGCTGGATGGCCTGCGCGGACAAGGCGCTGGCCCCGTTCGGCGTCGACGTCGACTGGTACACGACGCGCGAGCGCACGTACGAGGAGGTCCTCCCTTGGGACCACCTGGACTCCGGCCTCGACAAGGACTGGCTCTGGGAGGACTGGCAGGACGCCCTCGACGAGACGGAGGTCGAGGACTGCCGCTGGACGCCGTGCTTCGATTG
- a CDS encoding CYTH and CHAD domain-containing protein, with protein sequence MADTKREIERKYESDDSSLPDLTGVAGVAAVIDKGVAHLDATYYDTTDERLAGASVTLRRRTGGSDAGWHLKFPVAPGVRDEIQAPLSDTLPDDLAALVRSRVRTAQLVPVIRLRSDRDARDLVDADGRVLAEISVDAVRAERLTGGGGRTQWTEIEVELADDGDPALLDQVEKKLRKAGVRPSASPSKLARALAETAPRTLAAASPEPSGTAGDHVLAYLRTQRDTIVALDPAVRQDTEDSVHSMRVATRRTRSAFKSFGKVLDRSVTDPIADELKWLAGELGVDRDREVLNERLSAALAEVPPSLVAGPVAERLSSWAGERPGGASARLIGVLDSRRYLALLDALDGVLADPPLLKAAGKKPAKVLGKAVRKDFGKVAALVRQALDLEPGAERDVAIHEARKKTKRTRYAAEAAVPALDGPAKDLVKSMKALQNLLGEHQDSVMARQTLRELAAGAHAAGHSAFTFGLLYGREEQRAAAVEAGLPGFWDGVKHRADAL encoded by the coding sequence ATGGCGGACACCAAGCGCGAGATCGAGCGGAAGTACGAGTCCGACGACAGCAGCCTGCCCGACCTGACCGGTGTCGCCGGGGTCGCGGCCGTGATCGACAAAGGGGTCGCGCACCTGGACGCCACCTACTACGACACCACCGACGAACGCCTCGCCGGAGCGTCGGTCACCCTCCGTCGCCGCACCGGCGGCTCCGACGCCGGCTGGCATCTGAAATTCCCCGTCGCCCCCGGCGTCCGGGACGAGATCCAGGCCCCGCTCTCCGACACACTTCCCGACGACCTCGCCGCCCTGGTCCGCTCACGGGTCCGTACCGCCCAACTCGTGCCGGTGATCCGGCTGCGGTCCGACCGCGACGCCCGTGACCTCGTGGACGCCGACGGACGGGTGCTCGCCGAGATCAGCGTCGACGCCGTCCGGGCCGAGCGGCTCACCGGAGGCGGCGGCCGCACCCAGTGGACCGAGATCGAGGTGGAACTGGCCGACGACGGCGACCCCGCCCTGCTCGACCAGGTCGAGAAGAAGCTGCGCAAGGCGGGCGTACGGCCGTCCGCGTCGCCGTCCAAGCTGGCCCGCGCCCTGGCCGAGACCGCTCCGAGGACACTCGCCGCCGCGTCGCCGGAGCCGTCGGGGACCGCGGGCGACCACGTCCTCGCCTATCTGCGCACCCAGCGCGACACGATCGTCGCCCTCGACCCCGCCGTGCGCCAGGACACCGAGGACTCCGTGCACAGCATGCGCGTCGCCACCCGCCGCACCCGAAGCGCCTTCAAGTCCTTCGGCAAGGTCCTCGACCGCTCCGTCACCGACCCGATCGCCGACGAGCTGAAATGGCTGGCCGGTGAGCTCGGCGTGGACCGGGACCGTGAAGTCCTGAACGAACGCCTCTCCGCCGCCCTCGCCGAGGTGCCGCCCTCCCTGGTCGCCGGGCCCGTCGCCGAGCGGCTGAGCAGCTGGGCGGGGGAGCGGCCCGGCGGCGCGAGCGCCCGGCTCATCGGCGTCCTCGACTCCCGCCGCTATCTGGCACTGCTCGACGCGCTCGACGGCGTGCTCGCCGACCCGCCACTGCTGAAGGCCGCCGGGAAGAAGCCGGCCAAGGTGCTCGGCAAGGCCGTACGCAAGGACTTCGGCAAGGTGGCCGCGCTGGTGCGGCAGGCACTGGACCTGGAGCCCGGCGCCGAGCGCGACGTGGCCATCCACGAGGCCCGCAAGAAGACCAAGCGGACCCGGTACGCGGCGGAGGCGGCCGTACCGGCCCTCGACGGCCCCGCCAAGGACCTGGTCAAGTCCATGAAGGCTCTGCAGAACCTGCTGGGCGAGCACCAGGACAGCGTCATGGCCCGCCAGACCCTGCGCGAGCTGGCCGCCGGCGCGCACGCCGCGGGCCACAGCGCCTTCACCTTCGGGCTGCTGTACGGACGGGAGGAGCAGCGGGCGGCCGCCGTGGAGGCCGGGCTGCCCGGATTCTGGGACGGGGTGAAGCACAGGGCGGACGCCCTGTGA
- the rodA gene encoding rod shape-determining protein RodA → MTGANSFQVSGYGPQRAGLSRLLARDSLARRLDWPILLAGIALSLIGCVLVYSATRNRTELNQGDPYYFLVRHLLNTGIGLALMVGTVWLGHRALRTAVPILYGLSVFLILLVLTPLGSTINGAHSWIKLPGGFSLQPSEFVKVTIILGMAMLLAARVDAGDKQYPDHRTVVQALGLAAVPMLIVLLMPDLGSVMVMVIIVLGVLLASGASNRWVFGLIGAGTSGAIAVWQLGVLDDYQIARFAAFANPELDPAGVGYNTNQARIAIGSGGLTGSGLFHGSQTTGQFVPEQQTDFVFTVAGEELGFVGGGLIILLLGIILWRACRIARETTELYGTIVAAGIVAWFAFQSFENVGMTLGIMPVTGLPLPFVSYGGSSMFAVWVAVGLLQSIRVQRPMSA, encoded by the coding sequence ATGACCGGCGCCAACAGCTTCCAGGTCTCCGGTTACGGGCCACAGCGGGCGGGCCTGTCCCGCCTGCTCGCCCGTGACTCGCTGGCCCGCCGACTGGACTGGCCGATACTGCTGGCCGGAATCGCCCTGTCGCTGATCGGCTGCGTCCTGGTCTACTCGGCGACCCGCAACCGCACCGAGCTCAACCAGGGCGACCCGTACTACTTCCTGGTCCGGCACCTGCTGAACACGGGGATCGGCCTCGCCCTCATGGTCGGGACCGTGTGGCTGGGCCACCGCGCCCTGCGCACGGCCGTGCCCATCCTCTACGGCCTGTCCGTCTTCCTGATCCTGCTGGTGCTCACCCCGCTCGGCTCCACCATCAACGGCGCCCACTCCTGGATCAAGCTCCCCGGCGGCTTCTCGCTGCAGCCCTCGGAGTTCGTCAAGGTCACGATCATCCTGGGCATGGCGATGCTGCTGGCCGCGCGCGTCGACGCGGGCGACAAGCAGTACCCCGACCACCGCACGGTCGTGCAGGCCCTCGGCCTGGCCGCCGTACCCATGCTGATCGTCCTGCTCATGCCCGACCTCGGCTCGGTCATGGTCATGGTCATCATCGTGCTCGGGGTGCTGCTCGCCTCCGGCGCCTCCAACCGCTGGGTATTCGGCCTCATCGGCGCGGGCACCAGCGGCGCTATCGCCGTCTGGCAGCTCGGCGTCCTCGACGACTACCAGATCGCCCGCTTCGCCGCCTTCGCCAACCCCGAGCTCGACCCGGCCGGCGTCGGCTACAACACCAACCAGGCGCGCATCGCGATCGGCTCCGGCGGGCTGACCGGGTCGGGGCTGTTCCACGGCTCGCAGACCACCGGCCAGTTCGTCCCCGAGCAGCAGACCGACTTCGTCTTCACGGTGGCGGGGGAGGAGCTCGGCTTCGTCGGCGGCGGACTGATCATCCTGCTGCTCGGCATCATCCTCTGGCGCGCCTGCCGTATCGCCCGCGAGACCACCGAGCTGTACGGCACGATCGTCGCGGCGGGCATCGTCGCCTGGTTCGCCTTCCAGTCCTTCGAGAACGTCGGGATGACCCTCGGAATCATGCCGGTCACCGGTCTGCCGCTGCCATTCGTGTCCTACGGAGGATCGTCGATGTTCGCCGTCTGGGTGGCGGTCGGACTGCTCCAGTCCATCCGGGTGCAACGCCCGATGTCGGCCTGA